A window of the Pyrodictium abyssi genome harbors these coding sequences:
- a CDS encoding protein-L-isoaspartate O-methyltransferase, whose translation MHLGSFEEKRRRLVEKLEREGYIRSERVKKAMLRVPRELFVPEELRHMAYEDTPLPIGHGQTISAPHMVAMMTELAELEPGMRVLEVGAGSGYHAAVIAEVVAPSGLPRDQWGHVYTVERVPELAEYARRNLERAGYADRVTVIVGDGSKGYPPAAPYDRIIVTAAAPEIPGPLIEQLKPGGRMVIPVGDRYMQYLYVVDKLPDGRIKTRSVTPCLFVPLIGEHGWREYEY comes from the coding sequence ATGCACCTGGGCTCCTTTGAGGAGAAGCGTAGGAGGCTCGTAGAGAAGCTGGAAAGAGAAGGCTACATACGCTCAGAACGCGTCAAGAAAGCGATGCTCCGCGTGCCCCGCGAGCTATTCGTGCCCGAGGAGCTACGGCACATGGCCTACGAGGACACACCGCTCCCCATAGGCCATGGCCAGACCATCAGCGCGCCCCACATGGTGGCCATGATGACGGAGCTTGCGGAGCTAGAGCCCGGCATGCGGGTCCTAGAGGTGGGGGCTGGCTCGGGCTACCACGCCGCGGTGATAGCCGAGGTAGTCGCCCCCAGCGGCCTGCCACGGGACCAGTGGGGCCACGTATACACAGTGGAGCGAGTCCCCGAGCTAGCCGAGTATGCGCGCCGCAACCTGGAGAGGGCTGGCTACGCCGACCGCGTCACGGTCATAGTGGGCGACGGGAGCAAGGGCTACCCCCCGGCGGCGCCCTACGACAGGATAATAGTGACAGCGGCGGCGCCCGAGATACCAGGGCCGCTCATAGAGCAGCTGAAGCCCGGGGGTAGAATGGTCATACCCGTTGGGGACAGGTACATGCAGTACCTATACGTGGTGGACAAGCTACCGGACGGCCGGATAAAAACGCGGAGTGTGACCCCGTGCCTATTCGTGCCCCTCATAGGGGAGCATGGGTGGCGCGAGTACGAGTACTAG
- the fen gene encoding flap endonuclease-1 codes for MGVNLREIIPPEAVAEIDLAALRYKVVAIDAYNALYQFLTAIRQPDGTPLMDSRGRVTSHLSGLFYRTINLAEHGIKVVYVFDGKPPEMKYMEIERRKQVKAEAVKKYEEAVKRGDQEAARRYAQMAARLTDEMVRDAKRLLDAMGIPYVQAPAEGEAQAAFMARRGDAWAAASQDYDSLLFGSPRLVRNLAITGRRKLPRKNVYVEVKPELIELDKLLKLLGITREQLIALGILIGTDYNPDGIKGIGPKTALKMVKAHRDPVKLLQGLPRHELQVDPLKIYEYFLNPPATSDYKLEWREPDEKKVYEILVEEHDFSPDRVKNALERLKKAYREHFRGRQMGLDAWLRR; via the coding sequence GTGGGTGTCAATCTCCGCGAAATCATACCGCCCGAAGCGGTGGCCGAGATAGACCTGGCGGCTCTACGATACAAGGTTGTAGCTATAGATGCTTACAACGCGCTCTACCAGTTCCTTACCGCTATACGGCAGCCCGACGGCACCCCGTTGATGGACTCGCGGGGCCGGGTTACTAGCCATCTTAGCGGGCTCTTCTACCGCACCATAAACCTCGCAGAGCACGGGATAAAGGTGGTATACGTCTTTGACGGTAAGCCTCCCGAGATGAAGTACATGGAGATAGAGCGGAGGAAGCAGGTGAAAGCCGAGGCTGTCAAGAAGTACGAGGAGGCCGTCAAGAGGGGCGACCAGGAGGCTGCAAGACGCTACGCCCAGATGGCTGCGAGGCTCACCGACGAGATGGTACGGGATGCTAAGCGGCTGCTAGACGCTATGGGTATCCCCTACGTCCAGGCCCCGGCCGAGGGCGAGGCCCAGGCAGCCTTCATGGCGCGCCGGGGCGACGCGTGGGCGGCTGCGAGCCAGGACTACGACTCGCTCCTATTCGGCTCCCCCCGGCTAGTGAGAAACCTAGCCATCACTGGGCGGCGTAAGCTACCCCGGAAGAACGTCTACGTGGAGGTCAAGCCCGAGCTAATAGAGCTCGATAAGCTGCTGAAGCTCCTAGGGATAACCAGGGAGCAGCTGATAGCCCTTGGCATACTCATAGGCACGGATTACAACCCCGACGGGATTAAGGGCATAGGCCCGAAGACAGCGCTCAAGATGGTCAAGGCGCACCGCGACCCGGTTAAACTGCTCCAGGGGCTCCCCCGGCACGAGCTCCAGGTGGACCCGCTGAAGATCTACGAGTATTTCCTCAACCCGCCGGCTACGAGCGACTACAAGCTCGAGTGGAGGGAGCCCGACGAGAAGAAGGTCTACGAGATACTCGTAGAGGAGCACGACTTCAGCCCAGACCGCGTCAAGAACGCGCTGGAGAGGCTGAAGAAAGCGTACAGGGAGCACTTCAGGGGCCGCCAGATGGGGCTTGATGCGTGGCTACGCCGCTAG
- a CDS encoding CDC48 family AAA ATPase, translating into MVVTGSRRRKEVVLRVVEAKQRDVGKGKVRIDVDILKIIGAEPGDIVEIEGRKKTAAVAWPSYPEDRGQDIIRMDGLLRKNAGVSIGDKVIVRKADVQPASVVKLAPANFSITIDSGFVNYVKKKLIEYPVVEGDTVLIPVLNQSIPFVVIHTKPQGVVVINHDTNIILLEKPVEQGKIPRVTYEDIGGMKDIIQKVRELIELPLKHPEIFKRLGIEPPKGVLLYGPPGVGKTLLAKAIANETNAYFIAINGPEIMSKYYGESEQRLREIFEEAKKHAPSIIFIDEIDAIAPKRDEVVGEVERRVVAQLLALMDGLESRGDVIVIAATNRPNAIDPALRRPGRFDREIEIPLPDKQGRLEILQIHTRNMPLAEDVDLERLAELTRGYTGADLAALVREAAMHALRRYLPRIDLSQDRIPPEILEEMEIRMEDFMAALREIVPSGLREIYIEVPEVHWDDIGGLEEAKQQLREAVEWPLKNPDVFRRMGITPPKGVLLFGPPGTGKTLLAKAAATESGANFIAVRGPEVLSKWVGESEKMIREIFRKARQHSPAIIFFDEIDAIAQTRGFYDTSGVTYRIVNQLLAELDGIVPLSNVVVIAATNRPDILDPALLRPGRFDKIIYVPPPDTRARLEILRIHTRKMPLAEDVDLELLAMRTEGYSGADLAALVREAALLALREDINATRVHMRHFLKALEVVRPSITQDMVKFYEEWYQQARQQLPGSKLLHAKPTLFT; encoded by the coding sequence ATGGTGGTAACTGGTTCTCGGCGTAGGAAGGAGGTAGTGCTAAGAGTTGTCGAGGCTAAGCAACGCGACGTGGGCAAGGGCAAGGTCCGGATCGACGTGGACATACTGAAGATAATCGGTGCAGAGCCCGGCGACATCGTTGAGATAGAGGGGCGTAAGAAGACCGCGGCGGTGGCCTGGCCTAGCTACCCGGAGGACCGGGGCCAGGACATCATCAGGATGGATGGGCTGCTCCGTAAGAACGCGGGCGTGAGTATAGGGGATAAGGTCATAGTCCGCAAGGCGGATGTTCAGCCTGCTTCTGTAGTGAAGCTCGCCCCCGCGAACTTCTCCATAACCATAGACAGCGGGTTCGTCAACTACGTTAAGAAGAAGCTTATAGAGTACCCGGTTGTGGAGGGGGACACTGTACTCATACCCGTGCTCAACCAGTCGATCCCCTTCGTGGTTATCCACACTAAGCCCCAGGGCGTTGTAGTAATCAACCACGATACCAACATCATACTGCTCGAGAAGCCCGTAGAGCAGGGCAAGATACCGAGGGTGACGTACGAGGACATAGGCGGAATGAAGGACATCATACAGAAGGTCCGCGAGCTCATAGAGCTGCCGCTTAAGCACCCTGAGATCTTCAAGAGGCTGGGCATCGAGCCGCCTAAGGGCGTGCTGCTCTACGGCCCGCCCGGGGTCGGCAAGACGCTCCTAGCCAAGGCTATAGCTAACGAGACAAACGCCTACTTCATAGCTATCAACGGCCCGGAGATAATGAGCAAGTACTACGGCGAGAGCGAGCAGAGGCTACGCGAGATATTCGAGGAGGCTAAGAAGCACGCGCCGAGCATCATATTCATAGACGAGATAGACGCGATAGCGCCTAAGCGCGACGAGGTCGTCGGCGAGGTAGAGCGCCGTGTCGTAGCACAGCTGCTAGCCCTTATGGACGGCCTCGAGAGCCGCGGAGACGTGATAGTGATAGCCGCGACCAACCGGCCTAACGCCATCGACCCAGCACTGCGCCGCCCAGGCCGCTTCGACCGCGAGATAGAGATACCGCTACCCGACAAGCAGGGCCGCCTAGAGATACTGCAGATACATACCAGGAACATGCCTCTCGCCGAGGACGTTGACCTGGAGAGGCTTGCCGAGCTAACCCGCGGCTACACCGGCGCAGACCTAGCAGCGCTAGTACGCGAGGCCGCTATGCACGCGCTACGCCGCTACCTGCCGCGGATAGACCTCAGCCAGGACAGGATACCCCCAGAGATCCTCGAGGAGATGGAGATACGGATGGAGGACTTCATGGCCGCTCTACGCGAGATAGTGCCGAGCGGCTTGAGAGAGATCTACATCGAGGTCCCTGAGGTCCACTGGGACGATATCGGCGGGCTGGAGGAGGCCAAGCAGCAGCTCCGCGAGGCGGTCGAGTGGCCGCTGAAGAACCCGGACGTGTTCCGCCGCATGGGGATAACCCCGCCCAAGGGCGTACTCTTGTTCGGCCCGCCTGGCACCGGTAAGACCCTGCTAGCCAAGGCCGCGGCGACGGAGAGCGGTGCTAACTTCATCGCGGTACGCGGCCCAGAGGTGCTAAGCAAGTGGGTAGGCGAAAGCGAGAAGATGATACGCGAGATATTCCGGAAGGCTAGGCAGCACAGCCCAGCGATAATCTTCTTTGACGAGATAGACGCGATAGCCCAGACGAGGGGCTTCTATGACACTAGCGGTGTGACATACCGTATAGTGAACCAACTCCTGGCGGAGCTGGACGGCATAGTACCGCTGAGCAACGTCGTGGTGATAGCCGCTACCAACCGGCCGGACATACTCGACCCAGCGCTGCTGAGGCCAGGCCGCTTTGACAAGATAATCTACGTGCCGCCGCCCGATACACGGGCTAGGCTAGAGATACTCCGGATACACACGAGGAAGATGCCGCTCGCCGAGGACGTCGACCTAGAGCTACTCGCTATGCGCACCGAGGGCTACAGTGGCGCAGATCTGGCAGCACTAGTACGTGAGGCCGCGCTGCTAGCCCTACGCGAGGACATAAACGCTACGAGGGTCCATATGAGGCACTTCCTAAAGGCGCTAGAGGTCGTGAGGCCGTCGATAACACAGGATATGGTGAAGTTCTACGAGGAGTGGTACCAGCAGGCACGCCAGCAGCTACCAGGCAGCAAGCTGCTGCACGCGAAGCCCACCCTCTTCACGTAG
- a CDS encoding elongation factor 1-beta — MAKVLVVASVYPSSTDINLDDLVAKIKEKLPENYEITRYDKVPIAFGLNALKLYILIPEESEGGTSKLEEMLQNVEGVEEIEIEAVHRVSSY; from the coding sequence GTGGCCAAGGTACTTGTGGTCGCGTCCGTGTACCCTTCTAGCACCGACATAAACCTAGACGACCTAGTAGCCAAGATAAAGGAGAAGCTCCCAGAGAACTACGAGATAACACGCTACGACAAGGTGCCGATAGCCTTCGGCCTAAACGCGCTAAAGCTCTACATACTGATACCCGAGGAGAGCGAGGGAGGCACCTCCAAGCTCGAGGAGATGCTGCAGAACGTCGAGGGAGTAGAGGAGATAGAGATAGAGGCCGTCCACAGGGTATCCAGCTACTAG
- a CDS encoding zinc finger domain-containing protein: MALSLEVARKPSIVEATKVPICTSCNRPITPWEKGVAFLCPNCGEVVIWRCSSCRKMGVSYRCPKCGFEGP, from the coding sequence GTGGCGCTGAGCCTCGAGGTCGCGAGGAAGCCCAGCATAGTAGAGGCTACCAAGGTCCCGATATGCACTAGCTGCAACAGGCCCATAACGCCCTGGGAGAAGGGCGTGGCGTTCCTCTGTCCGAACTGCGGCGAGGTAGTCATCTGGCGCTGCTCGAGCTGCCGTAAGATGGGCGTGTCCTACCGCTGCCCCAAGTGCGGCTTCGAGGGCCCCTAG
- the pth2 gene encoding peptidyl-tRNA hydrolase Pth2 — translation MQEYKQVIAVRTDIKMSKGKLAAQVAHAAVEAVFLILDSGHPEWSRWLREWRSQGQKKVVVKVQSEQELLQVYQEARRLGLPASLITDAGHTELPPGTRTTVGVGPAPSQLVDRVTGRLKLL, via the coding sequence ATGCAGGAGTATAAGCAGGTCATAGCCGTCCGCACCGACATAAAGATGAGCAAGGGCAAGCTCGCAGCCCAGGTAGCCCACGCAGCCGTGGAGGCGGTCTTCCTCATACTCGACTCCGGCCACCCCGAGTGGAGCCGCTGGCTCCGCGAGTGGAGGAGCCAGGGCCAGAAGAAGGTGGTGGTCAAGGTCCAGAGCGAGCAGGAGCTCCTTCAGGTCTACCAGGAGGCCCGCCGCCTAGGGCTACCAGCCTCGCTGATAACCGATGCTGGTCACACCGAGCTGCCGCCCGGCACCCGGACCACCGTCGGCGTCGGCCCCGCGCCCAGCCAGCTCGTGGACCGCGTCACGGGCCGGCTCAAGCTCCTCTAG
- the truD gene encoding tRNA pseudouridine(13) synthase TruD, whose translation MWGRWGIRAGFCRSSNPLDLLLGLEYRLRCGRPPACVARPRERSFIVAELPELTLEPGGRYCVYALAKRGLPSLDAARLLARRLGVNPRQASIAGLKDTEATTLQYICLPCPREPPAIVAVPGRLWARLVGRASRCPRRGVLRGNRFTIVLEPVSASCREVVEAAEALRGAKLPAYYGYQRFGTRRPNTHLQGLALLRGDLAWYARELLGSPYPDESPATARCRASLWRSEECQGSRLYEATVARRAASPADLPALLPRGVAEIQLAALQAYIFNRYLSLRLARGHSLDEKLPGERLVGGRPHAPVPGIGYRLGTGGEAAELLEEALEPLGIGLEDLAEPPPGLPRLRPYWRPVYTVPEGLEARIIPGCRVAIAFSLEKGMYATLVLRELAEPPECV comes from the coding sequence GTGTGGGGGCGGTGGGGCATCCGGGCGGGCTTCTGCAGGAGCAGCAACCCCCTAGACCTGCTCCTTGGGCTAGAGTACCGGCTACGCTGCGGCCGCCCTCCGGCATGCGTAGCCCGGCCCCGCGAGAGGAGCTTCATCGTAGCCGAGTTGCCCGAGCTAACGCTGGAGCCCGGGGGCCGCTACTGCGTCTACGCCCTGGCCAAGAGGGGGCTACCCAGCCTTGACGCGGCGCGCCTCCTAGCCCGCCGGCTCGGCGTAAACCCCCGCCAGGCGAGCATAGCCGGGCTCAAGGACACTGAGGCGACTACGCTGCAGTACATTTGCCTCCCCTGCCCCCGTGAGCCCCCGGCCATCGTAGCGGTGCCGGGCCGGCTCTGGGCAAGGCTGGTAGGCCGGGCGAGCCGCTGCCCCCGCCGCGGGGTCCTCCGGGGGAACAGGTTCACAATAGTCCTTGAGCCGGTCTCGGCTAGCTGCAGGGAGGTAGTCGAGGCCGCGGAGGCGCTCCGGGGCGCGAAGCTGCCAGCCTACTACGGGTACCAGCGCTTCGGCACCCGTAGGCCCAACACCCACCTCCAGGGCCTCGCTCTGCTACGGGGCGACCTAGCCTGGTACGCCCGGGAGCTACTAGGCAGCCCCTACCCCGACGAGTCCCCGGCCACAGCCAGGTGCCGGGCAAGCCTGTGGCGCAGCGAGGAATGCCAGGGCTCAAGGCTATACGAGGCCACTGTCGCCAGGCGCGCCGCTAGCCCGGCAGACCTCCCCGCCCTACTGCCCCGCGGCGTAGCCGAGATACAGCTAGCAGCGCTCCAGGCGTACATATTCAACAGGTACCTAAGCCTACGCTTAGCCCGGGGCCACAGCCTCGACGAGAAGCTGCCCGGTGAGAGGCTGGTAGGCGGCCGGCCACACGCCCCAGTCCCAGGCATAGGCTACCGGCTAGGCACCGGCGGCGAGGCGGCAGAACTGCTAGAAGAGGCCCTAGAGCCGCTAGGCATAGGCCTAGAGGACCTAGCAGAGCCGCCCCCAGGGCTGCCCCGGCTACGGCCCTACTGGCGCCCAGTCTACACAGTCCCCGAGGGGCTCGAGGCCAGGATAATCCCCGGCTGCCGGGTAGCAATAGCATTCAGCCTAGAGAAGGGGATGTACGCCACGCTAGTCCTACGAGAGCTAGCAGAGCCCCCGGAATGCGTGTAG
- a CDS encoding transcription elongation factor produces MKALIELEESEGLQTLKKATYHKAYFIDDDMVIIVMDLGVGTSVPVFSRYAREIEQRLREKLGRKVRVIPKANDVRGLATHLLYPVRILGVNTLWLPDGSIEYVVRIPRRDERRLGNAKEVYERILSELLGKRTRIKSGY; encoded by the coding sequence ATGAAGGCACTGATAGAGCTGGAGGAGAGCGAGGGCCTGCAGACGCTGAAGAAGGCTACCTACCACAAGGCGTACTTTATAGACGACGACATGGTAATCATCGTGATGGACCTGGGCGTGGGCACCAGTGTGCCGGTGTTCTCGAGGTATGCTAGGGAGATCGAGCAGCGGCTCCGCGAGAAGCTTGGCAGGAAGGTCCGCGTGATACCCAAGGCTAACGATGTCCGTGGACTTGCTACGCATCTGCTGTACCCTGTGAGGATACTTGGTGTGAACACGCTGTGGCTGCCCGATGGTAGTATCGAGTACGTGGTGCGTATACCCAGGCGTGACGAGCGTAGGCTCGGCAACGCTAAGGAGGTCTACGAGCGTATACTGAGCGAGCTTCTGGGCAAGAGGACCCGTATAAAGTCCGGCTACTAG
- a CDS encoding AbrB/MazE/SpoVT family DNA-binding domain-containing protein, translated as MTGTVRLRAKRTKPGYHSYEITLPKDLVELLGWQPGDRLVVELHEKGSKKGLFIYKP; from the coding sequence TTGACGGGCACAGTGAGGCTAAGAGCTAAGCGGACCAAGCCAGGCTACCACAGCTACGAGATCACCCTGCCAAAGGATCTAGTCGAGCTACTAGGCTGGCAACCAGGAGACAGGCTAGTAGTCGAGCTCCACGAGAAGGGTAGCAAGAAGGGCCTATTCATCTACAAGCCCTAG
- a CDS encoding orc1/cdc6 family replication initiation protein has product MEDILEEIFERVVESKIFRNRDILSPDYIPEKLPHRENEIRKVASVLAQALKNSRPNNLFIYGLTGTGKTAVTLYVLRRLEAKARQLGVDVRYAYVNTRQRDTPYKVLADIASSIGLRVPFTGLSTAEVYTRLVRALSRRSGVLIVVLDEVDWLVRRKGDDILYKLTRIGYELPAGSTKVSIVGITNDVKFVEMLDARVRSSLGEEEVVFPPYNAEQLRDILWERAREAFQPGAVDEAVISYCAALAAREHGDARRALDLLRVAGEMAERENAPRVAVEHVKKAWMQLERDRVYEVVSTLPLHARLVLVAVIKAAGTGYTTTGELYSVYRGLASRIGVESVTQRRISDIINELDMLGILSARVVSRGRYGKTRMISLAADPETVVEALARDTRLRQLLGDIAMPQAGSS; this is encoded by the coding sequence GTGGAGGATATACTGGAGGAGATATTCGAGCGCGTCGTGGAGTCCAAGATATTCCGTAACCGCGACATATTGAGCCCGGACTATATCCCGGAGAAGCTGCCGCACAGGGAGAACGAGATAAGGAAGGTAGCCAGCGTCCTGGCGCAGGCGCTGAAGAACAGCCGGCCCAACAACCTCTTCATCTACGGGCTGACGGGGACCGGTAAGACTGCCGTCACGCTCTACGTGCTACGGAGGCTAGAGGCTAAGGCCCGGCAGCTCGGCGTAGACGTGCGCTACGCCTACGTTAACACGCGGCAGAGGGATACGCCCTACAAGGTGCTCGCAGACATAGCCTCCAGCATCGGGCTACGGGTGCCCTTCACGGGGCTGTCAACGGCGGAGGTCTATACGCGGCTGGTCCGCGCTCTCTCCCGGCGTAGCGGCGTGCTCATAGTGGTGCTGGACGAGGTCGACTGGCTCGTCAGGAGGAAGGGCGACGACATACTCTACAAGCTGACCCGTATAGGCTACGAGCTGCCGGCGGGCTCGACAAAGGTGTCTATAGTCGGGATAACGAACGACGTGAAGTTTGTAGAGATGCTCGACGCCCGGGTCCGGAGCAGCCTAGGCGAGGAGGAGGTCGTGTTCCCGCCCTACAACGCTGAACAGCTCCGCGATATACTCTGGGAGAGGGCACGGGAGGCCTTCCAGCCCGGCGCCGTGGACGAGGCGGTGATAAGCTACTGCGCGGCCCTCGCGGCCCGCGAGCACGGCGACGCCCGCCGCGCACTGGACCTGCTCCGCGTAGCCGGGGAGATGGCTGAGCGCGAGAACGCGCCACGCGTCGCAGTAGAGCACGTCAAGAAGGCGTGGATGCAGCTAGAGAGGGACCGCGTCTACGAGGTCGTCTCCACGCTGCCGCTCCACGCACGGCTCGTGCTGGTAGCCGTGATAAAGGCGGCTGGCACAGGCTACACGACGACGGGCGAGCTCTACAGCGTTTACAGGGGGCTGGCCTCGAGGATAGGCGTGGAGAGCGTAACCCAGCGCAGAATAAGCGACATCATAAACGAGCTAGACATGCTCGGCATACTCTCAGCGCGCGTCGTAAGCCGCGGCCGCTACGGCAAGACCAGGATGATAAGCCTAGCAGCAGACCCCGAGACAGTAGTAGAGGCGCTGGCCAGGGATACCCGTCTACGCCAGCTACTCGGGGACATAGCCATGCCCCAGGCGGGGAGCAGCTAG